The sequence GTACATTAGCTCGTTAATCCAATGGGAAATCATAGCCAGCAGTAATTACCCTGATTTGACTAATCAAATTCCTGGCTGTCACCCCAGAACTGGTTATGAAATTGTTATGAAAATGATGGTGTTCTACATATTTACTTCCGAATAAAGTGAGGCTACAAGTTGATCTGTCGGCATCTAAATCGGGCGGTTCAGACGAAATTTCCATTTTATAATATAGGCTTAACGTAGCCTTATTGGGAGCCAGCTACCTTTGTTGCGTAAACGACATAATGATTTACTATGCGCTTTATCGCTGTTTTCAATCAACTGCAAACCGTCCGTAGCCTTGAGTTTGAGAGCTTAGTGGACGCACTGGATTTTTTGTTTTGGGGTTATGAAGACCATGAACTGATGCCACAGGGCATTTATGACGGTCTGACCGACAAGGCTACCCTTTATGACCATGCGGGCCAGTTCATTGACGGAATTGCTTTGGATTCTATCCGTAAGATTGCCCGTGAATATTTGACCGCAATTTCTCCATTCGCGGGACTTATGCAGCCCAGCGACGGCTAGGCGTACAATTAATGCTGGTCAAGTGTGACTAATTGCAAATCACGTCTTCACCTTTTTCAATAAATACAAGTGCCGATGGCTCATCGAATGAAAGTAACTATCAGTAATATTATCGGGCTTTGGTTTGGGGCCGATACACCCATTCGCCAGTACAAAATTCTTACGAATCCGGAAGTTTGGGCAGCCTGCCTTCACATAGCCGACGATTTTACGCCGGATTCAGGTGCTTTGACTCCGGAGCAATACCGAAAATCGGACAAAGTTTCGTTTGCCAGAGCAGTACAGGCGAAACTGAGCGAGACCGATGCTAATGTAATGGCTTAGCTATAAAACACTTACGGCACTGTTTGCCGCCAATCATGCCGGAAAAAGTTTATCCATACTTCAATAAACCGAAAGTGTCCTGAACGTTACTGCCTTATCAATAGGACGGTATGCTAATCACCAATGAAAAGACCGCTTTTTTTGGCGATGCTGTTCTGGAGTCTCGTCGTTTTCAACGGCAGAGCCCAGTCAGCTAGTCGCTATACACCTGCCCAGGCCCACTCTCATAACGACTATGAACAGACGATTCCGTTCTGGCAGGCCTACGACCAGAAATTCGGGTCGATTGAAGCGGATATCTACCGGCGGGACGGGCAACTCTACGTGGCCCATGATTCGGCCGATATAACCCCTAGCCGAACATTGGAGGCTTTGTATATCAGGCCAATTGTAGAAAAAGTCCGGTCTGGTAACGGGCAAATTTATCCGGGAGCTACGTATGGCCTTCAATGGTTGATCGACCTGAAAACACCAGCTCGACTGTCCTTACCTCTATTGGTACAGGCGCTAAGTGCTTATCCGGACGTTTTTGGTACGGGTGGCCCGGTGCGGGTCGTTGTCAGTGGCAATGTGCCTGCTCCTGATCAATTTAAGCAATACCCTGACTGGATTCTTTTCGATGGTCGACCTGAGGTCGATTATACGCATGAACAGGCAGGCCACATTGGATTAATTAGCCAGAGCTTTACCCAATACAGCCGCTGGAATGGAAAAGGACTTATTGTCAAAAAAGAACGAACCAGGATTCAGCAATTAATTCAACAGGTTCATCGTCAGGGGAAGAAGATTCGATTCTGGGCTACGCCCGATAACATTAACACCTGGAAAACGCTGATGAATCTGGGCGTTGACTTTATCAATACCGATCAGATCGCTCCGCTTGGCCATTTTCTGAGTTTACGCCAAACCGCCGAATATCAGAATCCAACACCATATCCGATTTATCAGCCTCGTTACCGCAACAATGATAGCCGTAGTCGTGTCAAAAACGTTATTCTGCTGATTGGTGATGGAATGGGGCTTGCCCAGATCTATGCCGGACTCACGGCTAACCGGGGAGAACTCAATCTGGCAAAGCTGCTCAATATTGGTTTCTCTAAAACGAGTGCCGCCGACACGTATATTACCGATTCGGCCGCCGGAGGAACGGCCATGGCAACCGGCCAGAAAACCAACAACCGGGCTATTGGAGTCGATTCGACGGGCAAGCAGTGGCCTGCCATTCCGGCTCTCATAAAAAAATGGGACATGGTCAGTGGCCTTGTTTCTGCTGGTCCGATTACCGACGCGACT comes from Spirosoma aureum and encodes:
- a CDS encoding alkaline phosphatase, coding for MKRPLFLAMLFWSLVVFNGRAQSASRYTPAQAHSHNDYEQTIPFWQAYDQKFGSIEADIYRRDGQLYVAHDSADITPSRTLEALYIRPIVEKVRSGNGQIYPGATYGLQWLIDLKTPARLSLPLLVQALSAYPDVFGTGGPVRVVVSGNVPAPDQFKQYPDWILFDGRPEVDYTHEQAGHIGLISQSFTQYSRWNGKGLIVKKERTRIQQLIQQVHRQGKKIRFWATPDNINTWKTLMNLGVDFINTDQIAPLGHFLSLRQTAEYQNPTPYPIYQPRYRNNDSRSRVKNVILLIGDGMGLAQIYAGLTANRGELNLAKLLNIGFSKTSAADTYITDSAAGGTAMATGQKTNNRAIGVDSTGKQWPAIPALIKKWDMVSGLVSAGPITDATPAVFYAHQPDRAFEREIAGDFLREPVQILIGGSYRYFQEEKVLDTLRQRGYQIGTSFSQLEGLKQPFVLLDDQAVVPIKQGRQDFLVKSLQKTLTELKENKNGFFIMAEGAQIDYGGHANEMGYVVQEMLDFDRTIGEAMRFADSNGETLIIITADHETGGLSLLDGDLKRGYVDGHFSTNDHSGIMVPVFAYGPHSLDFRGVYENTQIHHKIMSILARYHSQPQKLTNKVTH